A segment of the Methanofollis fontis genome:
TCGGTGTGATGATGATCGCCTTCTGGGGGACGACGGCCATTGCCTATTTCGGCGAAGAGGCCTCCACGAAATTCGGCAACGTGGGCGTGATCCTGGGGAGCATCATCCCCGCGATCCTGATCACGCTCTTCGGGGTCTGGTGGATCGCATCAGGGCAGACGCTGGTCCTTCCCCCCTTCTCCCTCGACCAGGTGGTGCCCGAGATCAGCCTGCCGACGCTGCCGTTCTTTGCGACGATCATCCTCCTCTTTGCCGGCATGGAGATGGCAGGGTTCCACGCCCTCGAAGTAAGGAACCCGCAGCGCGATTTCCCCCTGGCGATGGCGGTCTCGGCGTTCGTCATCTTCTTCTGCACGGTTGCGGCGACCCTGGCCATCGCCTTCGTGATCCCGGCCGACAAACTCAGCCTGGCGTCCGGGGTCATGCAGGCGATCCAGTACTTCTTCGACGCCGCCGGTCTGCCCGAACTCGTCGGGCCGATGGCGGTCCTCATCACCATCGGGGGCGTTGTCTCCCTCGCCGCCTGGCTCATCGGGCCGGCGAAGGGCCTCGGGGTCGTGGCCGAGGAAGGGAACATGCCGCCGATGTTCGACCGGACCAACAAATACGGGGCGCCGGTGGCGGTGCTCTTCACCCAGGCGCTCATCGGTTCCCTGATCTCCCTCCTGTACGTCTTTTTGCCCTCGGTGAACCAGGCGTACTGGATCCTCTCGGCGATGACGGTGGAGCTCCTCTGCATCGTGTACGTGCTGGTCTTTGCTGCCCTGATCAAACTGCGCTACACCCAGCCCGATACGCCCAGGCCCTTTAAGATCCCGGGCGGCATGACGGGCGTGTGGCTGGTCGGAGGCATCGGTGCGGCGGGCGTGATCTTCTCGTTCCTGGTCGGACTGATGCCGCCGAGCTACTATGACAACGGCCTTGGTTACGTGGCAGCGGTGCTCTTCGGGACGTTCGTCCTTGCCGCTCCGCCGCTGGTGTTTCTCAGGATGAAAAAACCTGAATGGAAGAAAAACCGTGCCGGGGTGAGACCCGATGAATGAGAAATCTCTCGTTGCGGTGGTGAGCGTGATCCTGGTCGCCGCCATCGTGATGATCCCGGTCGGCATTGCCGCACTCCTGCACCAGGCCGAACCCTACCGGATCGTCGAGGGCGAACCCCTGCGGGAAGCGGCCGAAGCGGCCGGACTTCGCGTCTGCAACGTCACCGATACGCTCTGGAACGTGCCGGGAGCGACGGGCGGGACGGCCTATGTGATCTCTGACAGCTGCACCGACCCGGACGCCGAGACGATCAGGGTGGAAGTCCAGGCC
Coding sequences within it:
- a CDS encoding amino acid permease, coding for MSDDGGSGPSQSRKVLGIFTLAMINVAAVLSIRNFPSMAVYGWSCIGWYVIGTVMFLIPISLAGAELATGWPDGGGVYSWVKQAFGEKGGFVALFCEWSNNLVWFPTVLSFIAATLAFALTPDLANSHLYMFGVMMIAFWGTTAIAYFGEEASTKFGNVGVILGSIIPAILITLFGVWWIASGQTLVLPPFSLDQVVPEISLPTLPFFATIILLFAGMEMAGFHALEVRNPQRDFPLAMAVSAFVIFFCTVAATLAIAFVIPADKLSLASGVMQAIQYFFDAAGLPELVGPMAVLITIGGVVSLAAWLIGPAKGLGVVAEEGNMPPMFDRTNKYGAPVAVLFTQALIGSLISLLYVFLPSVNQAYWILSAMTVELLCIVYVLVFAALIKLRYTQPDTPRPFKIPGGMTGVWLVGGIGAAGVIFSFLVGLMPPSYYDNGLGYVAAVLFGTFVLAAPPLVFLRMKKPEWKKNRAGVRPDE